The sequence AAAGATATCGGGCTATTTTGTTTAATTCGCTTAATTATTGTAGATGGTTTTGCGTTATTTTCGACAGCGATAATTAAATACTGGTCATTTGACCATTTGGCTACGATGTCACTTTTTCTCGTTGTCTCGACTAACAGCTGTTCGAAGGCAGTTTGTTGTTGGGGATGACTGTCTTTTTTCGTTTGGAGCAAATAGATTGTTAAACGACTATCTGGGTCGCGATCAACGAGCGCTGCGATTTTTTCGAATGTACTCGCAGCAAAGTCTTTGCTTTTTAGCTGATATATTAGATCTTTTACACAAGCTTTTCGATCATATCGATTACCAAAATAAATGCCGATAATCGTCTGAAACACGTAAAAACCAATGACAACATATAATTCTGTTCCATGGAGTTGTGTTAAATCAATTGTACCGTTCATAGCCATTATTTCTGGTAACAATACAAGTTGGCTAACGAATAAGCCGATTGTTTTTCCGATATGTTGTTTAAGCATATACGTCACCTCTCTCCATACTATGAATCAAACGCGCCATTGGGATGGACAAATAAAAGTGAAATAAAAAAAGGGCGAGATGACTGCCCTTTTGCGTTAAAAAATGAAATGTGCAATAAAAACGATAATTGGTAACGTAATAAATGTGCGAAGAAGGAAAATGACAACGAGATCCTTAAACGTAATTGGTAGTTTTGACGCAAGTAGCAATCCGCCTACTTCGGACATGTAAATCAATTGTGTTACAGAAACACAAGCGATAACAAAGCGAGTAAATTCGCTTTCAATGCCGCTACCGATAATGGCAGGTAAAAACATGTCCGCAAAGCCGACAACCATCGTTTGTGCAGCGGCTGACGCTTCTGGCACTTGTAGGAGCGTCAAGATCGGTACAAACGGTTTACCGAGCCATTCAAATACCGGTGTTGTTTCGGCGATAATTAGTGCGACCGTTCCAATGGCCATAACGACAGGTAATACGCCTAACCACATATCGATCACGGTTTGTACACCGTTTTTCAATAATTTCCCCATGTCGTTATTGCGCTGTGCCACTTCTGTTGCCTGTTTTAATCCCCATTGAAAAGGAGTATAGCCAGCTGGTACTGTTTCATCAACGGGAGCGTGATGTTCATGATAATATGTGTCTGGCTTTTTTGATAATGGGGGGATACGCGGCATAATGATCGCGGCTACAAGACCAGCAACGACGATCGTAAAATAGTATGCGCCAAACATATGTTCAAGTTTCATATACGTGATGACAACGATGCTAAATGTAATCGATACAACGGAAAAAGTTGTTCCAATCACCGCTGCTTCCCGCTTCGTATAAAAGCCGTCTTCATATTGTTTATTTGTTAACAATACGCCGATCGTTCCGTCCCCTAACCAAGAAGCAATACAGTCAATGGACGAGCGACCAGGTAATTTAAATACCGGACGCATAATCTTTGTTAAAAGTGCGCCACATAATTCAAGTAATCCGAAATCTAATAGTAAAGGTAAAAACAAGCCTGCAAATAAAAAGACGGAAAACAAAATGGGAATGAGACTATACAACAGCAAAGCACCTGTATTTTCTGACCATACCCATTCCGGACCGATTTGCCACAACGTCATCGCTCCTAAAATTGTTCCAACGATGCGCGCAACGACGAACAAACCATTCACATCGAATAAACGCCGAAGAAATGGGCTGTTCATGATGAAAGAAGGATAAGCAATTTTTGCAACGATTGTGCCAACCGTAGCGATAAACATAAATAAAACAGAAATTGTCGGAATGACTGAAGAAAAGTTTCCTTCGACCCATTTAGCTAAAATAGCTACAGGGATCGTCATCTCGCCTTTATAAGGAACAGGGATCATAAATAAAAATACCCCAACAAGCGAAGGAATAAGAAATTTCAGTATGTCAGAGAGATGATGCGATTGTGTATGTTTTTCTTTTTGTACGACATTCATTTTCTAAAACCACCTTCCATTTTATGTTTTGAAAACGGATACATAACATTACTACTATCGTAATATAAAAATGAAAATAGTCAATATAGCAAAATGATTCAGAAATATAAATGAGCGATAAGGACTGCATAAATATGAAAGTATAAAATTATACAAATACACAAATACGAATAAATAATAATTAAGTTATAGTAAAATAGGCAACATAAAGCATAATAAAACAAAGTGACGATATAATCAATCATTTTTTTTGTATAAACGTTCAAATTCAAAATTTTTTGTTTTTTTCAACACATTGATGCGTGTATTTTTTCTGTTTATGCGATATGATAAGCGAAAATATGTGTGAAAGGAGTACGGGTAGTGTGGCATTATGGTGAGGAAAAACGGTATGTCCATGAGCTGTTAGAAAAATATCGGGCAGGCAAGCTGCCGCTAAGTAGTGTAACAGCCGTCATTCGTTCATGGGCCATTCGCTATCAAAACGAATATTTGTTGAAACAACGATATTTTCAACCTTATCCAGAACCGTTACTTGACGTGACGGATTCAGGAAAAGGAAGAGATTATTAAAAGAAGCGACAAAGGGTTATCCTTGTCGCTTTTTTGTAACGATATAATACACCGGAATGCCAGATATCGTCACAACAATCGATAAAAATGTATCGAGCGGTGCATGGAGTACCGTACTTATAATAATATATGCTGTGCCAACAATAGCAACAATCGGGGTGAAAGGATAAAATGGCACTCGATATAATTGTTCGTTAGATGGTAATGATTTTCGTAATAAAAATACCGCATAAAAAGCAAAGCCGTAAAATAAAAAGACACTAAAAATAGCAATATCCGTTAAGCGATCTGCATTACCAAGTAACATCATGATAGTTGCAATAGTAATTTGCATGAACGTTGCTAATACAGGTGTGCGCCACTTTGGATGGATGCGAGAAAAATAACGAGCAAGTGGAAATAGCCCATCTATTGCCATTGCCAATGGCATGCGAGGGAACGTGAGTACTTTTCCATTTAAACAACCAAAAATAGAAATTAAAATGCCAATAGCGATCAATTTTCCACCAAATGATCCGAATAAAATGGTTGCAGCTTCACTCGCTGCATTCGGACCGAGTGCAACAATGTCATCAGCGCGAAGCACGTGAAGTAATGCTACATTCACAGCTACATAGGCAAACATCACGATAAGAATACCGGTAATAATCGCTTTCGGTAATGTTTTCGCAGGGTTTTTCATTTCCCCAGCAACAAACCCAACGTTCATCCATCCATCGTACGCCCACAATGTTGCTAAAACTGCCGCCCCGAAGTTTATTGCTTGACTAGAGTCGCTATCCATGCCGAAAATAGGTACATTACCCTTGAACACCCCGAAGACAATGATAAGAAAAATAGGTAATAATTTCGCCGCTGTTAAAACACTTTGAACGATTCCACCAACCTGTGAGCCGAGCGTATTTACAACGGACAAAAACAAGACTGCCATGATCCCGATCCAAAGTTCGCTTTCTTTTGGTAGAGAAAAAATACCTGCAAACAGTGTACCAAAATACAGCCCTAGTGCACCGATAACGGCAGGACCGTAAATGATCGTTTGTACCCATCCGCATAAAAAGCCCCAAAACTTCCCGTAAACTTTTTCAATATATACGTACAATCCACCTGTTTCAGGAATTTTTGAGCTCACTTCTGCAATCGTTAACCCACTAGCTAACGTAATGATTCCCCCGATAATCCAAGCGAGAAGAGCAAATGTTGAATTTCCAGTTGCTTCAATGACAACAGCGGGTTTCATAAAGATACCGGATCCTATCACAGTACCAACGACGATGGCTGTTGCTGTAATAAAGCCGATGCTTTGTTTCAATTCTGTTTTCGTCATGTTGTTCACCTCTAAAAAACAGTTGTTTTTTTTGTGTCGGACAATCGATATTATAGCATGAGATGAATGAAAACTTCTTTTTTTGAAAATTAAAATATTGACAGGGAGAAAAGAAAAGAATAAGATAAAATTAAATTTGGTTTAAAGAAACTTTTTTAACCTTAATCATCATTGTTTGCTTGTTCCACATGTCACACGTTTTTTGTTCATGCATATAATGGGCATATAATGGGCGGCAAACAAATTTTTTTGGCTTTATGTTGCATTGAGGAAACTTTTATATCCTTATACAACTTTTGAAGGAGGATGTATATGAAAAAATGGTTGGTTGTATGGACCGTTTTATTATTGTTGTTCGGTTGTGAAACGAAAGCACCTAAAAAAGACGTTATTTACGTTGTCGCTACAACGGGGCAAATTGCAGATTTAGTTGAACATGTCGGGGGAGAGTATGTTCATGTGGAAGCGTTGATGGGGCCAGGGGTAGATCCGCATTTGTATAAAGCGACACAAGGTGACATTCAGAAGTTAAGTCAAGCAGACATCATCTTTTATAACGGGCTTCATTTAGAAGGAAAACTCGGAGAAATATTCACAAAAATGTCAAAAACGAAAAAAGTCGTCGCAGTAAGTGAAACGATTCCGAAAGAGAAGTTAATTGAAATAGACGGAGTGTATGATCCGCACATATGGTTTGATCTTGATTTGTGGAGATATGCAACGCAAAAGGTAAGAGACGAATTAAGTGCAGTGGATCCGAAACATAAACAAATATATCAAAAACGAGCAGAAGCATATGAATCTCAACTCATGCAGTTAAAAGAGGAAGCCAAAAAAGAGATGAACGCCATTCCAAAAAAACAGCGTGTTTTAATTACAGCCCATGATGCTTTTCATTATTTCGGTCGTGCGTATGATATCGAAGTAGTTGGCCTACAAGGGTTAAGTACAGATGCAGAATACGGATTGAAAGATATTCAAGAACTTGTTGATATGATTGTTGACCGAAATATTCAAGCTGTATTTGTGGAAAGCAGTGTATCGAAAAAGGCAATTGAAGCGGTTGTTGAAGGAGCAAAACAGCGTGGCCATCACGTTTCGATTGGTGGAGAACTATTTTCAGATGCGCTCGGAAAAAAGGGGACTGAAGAAGGGACGTTCATTGGTATGTATCGTTACAATGTTAAAACGATTGCACAAGCATTGAAGGGGGAAGGACGATGAATCCGCTAGTTGTTGACCAAATGACAGTTGCGTATGATCGGCAACTTGTATTAGAAGACGTATCATTTTCTGTTCCAGAAGGAAAGTTAGTAGGGATTATCGGTCCAAACGGAGCAGGAAAATCAACATTAATGAAGGCGATGTTAAATTTTATTCCGCGTATGCACGGGAATGTTTTCGTATATGGTCAACCGTATGAGAAGCAAAGACATCTTGTCGGATACGTTCCGCAACGAAATTCTGTTGATTGGGATTTTCCAACGAATGCGCTTGATGTTGTATTGATGGGGAGATATGGTCATATCGGACTATGGAAACGACCACGAAAAGAAGACGTAGAGATTGCAATGCAATGTTTAGATAAAGTCGGCATGTTGTCTTATGCGAAACGGCAAATTAGCCAACTATCTGGTGGACAGCAGCAGCGTGTGTTTTTAGCGCGTGCACTCGCACAAGATGCTTCTATTTATCTTATGGATGAACCGTTTGTTGGAGTGGATGCCGCAACAGAAAAAGCGATTATTCAACTGTTAAATGAACTAAAAACGCGTGGAAAAACGGTATTGGTTGTCCATCATGATTTGCAAACGGTGCGAGATTATTTCGATTATGTTTTATTGTTAAATAAATGTGTCATAGCGTTTGGTGAAACAGAACGCACATTCACGTATGATCATATTCAAAACACGTATGGTGGAAAAGTGACTTTTCTCTCTACCACACATATTGTGGGGTGAACGAAATGGATGTTAATGTTCAATGGGTATTT comes from Anoxybacillus flavithermus and encodes:
- a CDS encoding Stand-alone sensor domain-containing protein, with translation MLKQHIGKTIGLFVSQLVLLPEIMAMNGTIDLTQLHGTELYVVIGFYVFQTIIGIYFGNRYDRKACVKDLIYQLKSKDFAASTFEKIAALVDRDPDSRLTIYLLQTKKDSHPQQQTAFEQLLVETTRKSDIVAKWSNDQYLIIAVENNAKPSTIIKRIKQNSPISFLVGYATYPIEGEQLQQLLQVAKERMYATRTTK
- a CDS encoding YjiH family protein, whose protein sequence is MNVVQKEKHTQSHHLSDILKFLIPSLVGVFLFMIPVPYKGEMTIPVAILAKWVEGNFSSVIPTISVLFMFIATVGTIVAKIAYPSFIMNSPFLRRLFDVNGLFVVARIVGTILGAMTLWQIGPEWVWSENTGALLLYSLIPILFSVFLFAGLFLPLLLDFGLLELCGALLTKIMRPVFKLPGRSSIDCIASWLGDGTIGVLLTNKQYEDGFYTKREAAVIGTTFSVVSITFSIVVITYMKLEHMFGAYYFTIVVAGLVAAIIMPRIPPLSKKPDTYYHEHHAPVDETVPAGYTPFQWGLKQATEVAQRNNDMGKLLKNGVQTVIDMWLGVLPVVMAIGTVALIIAETTPVFEWLGKPFVPILTLLQVPEASAAAQTMVVGFADMFLPAIIGSGIESEFTRFVIACVSVTQLIYMSEVGGLLLASKLPITFKDLVVIFLLRTFITLPIIVFIAHFIF
- a CDS encoding DUF1722 domain-containing protein; its protein translation is MWHYGEEKRYVHELLEKYRAGKLPLSSVTAVIRSWAIRYQNEYLLKQRYFQPYPEPLLDVTDSGKGRDY
- a CDS encoding APC family permease; the encoded protein is MTKTELKQSIGFITATAIVVGTVIGSGIFMKPAVVIEATGNSTFALLAWIIGGIITLASGLTIAEVSSKIPETGGLYVYIEKVYGKFWGFLCGWVQTIIYGPAVIGALGLYFGTLFAGIFSLPKESELWIGIMAVLFLSVVNTLGSQVGGIVQSVLTAAKLLPIFLIIVFGVFKGNVPIFGMDSDSSQAINFGAAVLATLWAYDGWMNVGFVAGEMKNPAKTLPKAIITGILIVMFAYVAVNVALLHVLRADDIVALGPNAASEAATILFGSFGGKLIAIGILISIFGCLNGKVLTFPRMPLAMAIDGLFPLARYFSRIHPKWRTPVLATFMQITIATIMMLLGNADRLTDIAIFSVFLFYGFAFYAVFLLRKSLPSNEQLYRVPFYPFTPIVAIVGTAYIIISTVLHAPLDTFLSIVVTISGIPVYYIVTKKRQG
- a CDS encoding metal ABC transporter solute-binding protein, Zn/Mn family, with product MKKWLVVWTVLLLLFGCETKAPKKDVIYVVATTGQIADLVEHVGGEYVHVEALMGPGVDPHLYKATQGDIQKLSQADIIFYNGLHLEGKLGEIFTKMSKTKKVVAVSETIPKEKLIEIDGVYDPHIWFDLDLWRYATQKVRDELSAVDPKHKQIYQKRAEAYESQLMQLKEEAKKEMNAIPKKQRVLITAHDAFHYFGRAYDIEVVGLQGLSTDAEYGLKDIQELVDMIVDRNIQAVFVESSVSKKAIEAVVEGAKQRGHHVSIGGELFSDALGKKGTEEGTFIGMYRYNVKTIAQALKGEGR
- a CDS encoding metal ABC transporter ATP-binding protein; protein product: MNPLVVDQMTVAYDRQLVLEDVSFSVPEGKLVGIIGPNGAGKSTLMKAMLNFIPRMHGNVFVYGQPYEKQRHLVGYVPQRNSVDWDFPTNALDVVLMGRYGHIGLWKRPRKEDVEIAMQCLDKVGMLSYAKRQISQLSGGQQQRVFLARALAQDASIYLMDEPFVGVDAATEKAIIQLLNELKTRGKTVLVVHHDLQTVRDYFDYVLLLNKCVIAFGETERTFTYDHIQNTYGGKVTFLSTTHIVG